A window of Candidatus Afararchaeum irisae genomic DNA:
TCCGGAACCGCGACCTGTATTAGCCGCACAGTCTGTCTTCGACTGCGTCTCTTAAAAGCTTTTGAGCGTCTGCGACATAGACACAGTATGTTCGAAGGACCGGATGTCGACTCCGAGGTCGTCCTCGTCGGGAGGTCGAACGTCGGCAAGACGACACTTATGCGTGAGATCACGGGGAAGCAGTACGACACGGGACGACGCCCCGGGGTGACTCTCGAGCCCAACTCGTACGACTGGTCGGCGGAGTCGTTCGCTGTCACCGACCTCCCCGGATTCGGATTCATGAACGGAGTCGAGGAGTCGCGACGCGAGAAGATAAAAGACGGCGTCGTCGAGTACGTCGAGTCGAACTCCGACAGGATACTCGTCGCGGTCGAGGTCGTAGACGGCAACTCTTTCGTCGAGATAGTCGACAGATGGACAGAGAGAGGAGAGGTTCCCCACGATGTCGACATGTTCCGGTTCCTCGCCGACCTCGAAATTCCGACGGTCGTTGCGGTCAACAAGACAGACAAGATCGACGACCGTGACTCCGAACTCGACGAGATAGGCGAACGTCTGGGTCTCCTGCCGCCGTGGGATCAGTGGGACGACACAATCGCACCCATCTCGGCGAAGAGAGGCAACATAGAGGCTCTCAACTCGGCGGTCGGCGAGAAGCTCAGACACCAGAACAGACACGACCTCCTCAAGTTCTTCTGATAGGTATGATTAAGCTCGGAGTCCTCCTCTTCGTCGTCGGCTTCGTCGTACTCGGGGTCGGCATGAACCCCGGTCTCTGGCAGTGCGCCGACACAGGTGGGATCACAGATATGACTCCGACAGACGCCTCGCCTCTTCCCGATGGTGTCTGTGTTCCCATCTCAGACGATGCATCGATGGTACTCGGATTAGTCGTCGGCTTTAGCTTTATACTCGTGGGGACTGTCATGGTCTTCGAGAGTTACAGGTCACACGTCTGACATCTACGCCCATGCTTTCCACCATAGCCGGATCTCTTGTGTCTGGCGTATTACTCGGACTCTCTCTCGCCGCGCCTCCCGGA
This region includes:
- the engB gene encoding GTP-binding protein EngB, yielding MFEGPDVDSEVVLVGRSNVGKTTLMREITGKQYDTGRRPGVTLEPNSYDWSAESFAVTDLPGFGFMNGVEESRREKIKDGVVEYVESNSDRILVAVEVVDGNSFVEIVDRWTERGEVPHDVDMFRFLADLEIPTVVAVNKTDKIDDRDSELDEIGERLGLLPPWDQWDDTIAPISAKRGNIEALNSAVGEKLRHQNRHDLLKFF